The region tcaataattgttttcttaatatgtgtgtcaattcaaaagtggacaagtaattagggacagagggagtatttgcaaaaaaaaatgaatataaacTAAGTTGTTGtaatactaatttaaaatgCGTACCTGTTTCATGTCGAACAACTTGTCTCTCTCTAATATTTTCGTGCAAATGAAAATTCTTTCTTTCCTCAGCAATtgcatttaattttttcatcacTTGGTTTATCCTTTTCCCGACTTTGTGACGGAAAGGGATAACCTTTGGATGATAACGACCATATGCAGACTGGGAGAATAGTGTGGCCTTAGTTTTATATTCATCCAAAATGTAGCAGCATTGAGTTTTTGCAACCAATTTTCAAGTGGCTTGTCGTTGAGTTGCTTCTCCTGAGCATCTTAGGACGGCTTGAATTGTAGAGAAGATGCTTGAAAGCCTTTGGAATTCATTTTCAAAACCGAAAAGCAATACAAGTTCCCCTTTGAGGAAAGAAGTAAGATTGTCTATCAGAACTTTGACGAAAGCTTCAGCCATATGTTGAATTCACTATTACGAATATCAGATATGTGGAGTGAGTGTAGAATTGTAAACAATGAATgtgtaaatttaatatatagtgGTTGTTGGAATGAAATACAAAGCTTCCTACGGGCTGGTTTTGGTTTGCCAATAAAAGTAAGAATCACAGTTTGCTTTTTTCAATTCAATATTCAATCTTTTAGCTTTATCTGCagaaattttttcaaaagaacacCACTTTTTTGTCTTTGCCACTTTCTCAATTAGTCCAACATATTGAATGTGTAAATTTCGTGGTGGTACCTAAATTAATGTTTTGCTGTATTAAAATGTTTACAATGCTTAAGAGTGCAGAGTGTATTGAATGTAAATTAAGATCATGATAAAAGAACTCTAGCACAAATTCAAGTTTTCGTATAAGTTTATACAAGTGTCAAATTCAAACAAGCATATCTCTTAGACTATGAAGAATTACGTGGACCATAATCTATCAAATTAAATCCCTTGTCAACCATCTAGTTGTTATTCAATTCGAATCCATATCaagaagttatggtcattttagtGAAGTACTATCAAACAGTCAAGTCCCGACAAATCACTTACCGAGCATAAGTTAATTTTACGGACAACTGAAAGGAAGAAGCACAAAGCTTAAGTTGATGGAGTTGTAATAATTACAAACTCAATTATTCCACCATGTGGCCTCCATGTCTCTCAAttatttggttttgtttttcaATCCAATAATTAACTGTTTTTCAAACATTCTTTTTGtcatctcttttattttggggtaatctttctaaaaaaaataaattattttaaatctttCTTGACACATAGCACGCCAAATGTGAACATGGAGAGTATTATCAGTCAAGGGGATTTGACTTCTCTCCATTACCTCTTTTCTCAATTTACACTTATCATATTCAAAAGcataaattaaattagtttaaatCCTCTTAATCATAGTTAAAGACTAAGGTAAAATACACACCAATATTGCTAAGGAAAATCTcattcttcaacaaattttgaCTGCTCACTAATATCATCATTTTAGGTATACTTTCAAAATTACTTTATTCTAtaacattattttcttaatatcgGTTAAAGCagattttattgaaatttattgAATTAGGAGTTATGTTATCAAAAGTCATAAGAGTTATGGAAATAAAGACaattaagtttttatattaaagaatatgaGTAATAATTGACAAATTCATTTttgtacaataataataaaaaatagaaatattgtcaaaataaataaataaatagaatccTTGATCAAAGAGAAGTGTCACGTCACTTTTCTTTTATCTAACTTTATGTTATAGATATAAATATAGATATCGATAGATATAGATTTAATTTATTtcctttataatttttatttttgatttttagcTTTATCTATTAgtttatttatctaaattagTTGGAAAGAAATATGGACAGCTGAAAGTAAGAAGCACAAACTCAATTATTCCACCATAGGCCCATGTCTCTCAATTATTCTTACTTTGTTTTTCCAATCCAATAACTAACTGTTGCTTTTGATTATAAACATTTTTTAGGCATCTCTTTTATGGTGGGGTAATCTTTCAACTATGTCTACAAAAAGTttctaaaaaacatttttttttgttcaatgtGGTGTTTAACGTGTATTGAGCCACGTAGGACTTATGTAtgtacttgttcaattttatacctTGTCAACCTCTCAAATAGTCCAACTTATTGAATGGGTAAATTTCGTGGTGGTACCTAAATTAATGTTTTGCTGCATAAAAACGTCTACAATATACTtgtaagattttattttattgagtcTCACATATAATACTTGTGTGGGCTCTTTTATAGATTGATACTTGACTAAAGagtctctcttttctttctttgggTGACAACAATTACACCCGGCCACTCCCCTCTTTGTTAGTTTACCTTTTCCACTTCCGCAATTAATTAAAGGTGGATAAGAGATATACGTATATTCACAATAAACGTTTTATTGAGGGCACCAGAATTGcttcataccaaatttgaaaCTCGATTTAGAGTAGTTTTACCAATCTCGATCTTCAACTAATGATATTTTACATAAATCTGGTAACATGCTAAATGCTAAATGTACTATTCTCATTTACTCCTTGTTAAGATACTACTACAAATGGATCTTAGAAATAGTTGATTTGTTTccaaagaaaattagaaaattgcATTCAATGGCAGGAACCATGCATTATGGAAGGTACTTTAGGATGGGTGGTTAATCTTTTGCAATAATTGGACTGCCGCACTAATATGAATGTTTGAAAACGACTTCATTCATTGTATTCATAGGCTCCGGGGAAGAGGAGACGCAACACCAGACAACTAGCAAAGAAGTCATTACTATTGTGTTGAATTTGTTATTTAGAATTAGACTACAATATTTTGAAACTACTTAAAAGGGACACGAATCGGCATAACTAAGAGGCCCAAGTGTTATTAGTTACTAAGAAATTGGCTAAAACCTTTCCCAAAAATTACACTGTACAACTAATAAGAAACTGTGAATACGACATTCATCAATACGACGCCAACAAACAAGAAGCTAAATAGCTAAGCCAGTCACCGATGTGATTTGGCGTTTTTTCCACGAGACAACAACATTTACTCAGAAAGTGATAATCAACAACATTACTGTTAGCCAATAATTACAAGTATAATACAAATGGATCGTTCAAAATAAAATCAGAAAATTACATACAATGGCAAGAACCAGAGATATTCAcaaattaaaaacaaagaaacaatTACAAATAAGTAATAGATTCTCAAAGCGTATAATACAAATAGATTGTTAATTTGtttccaaaataaaattacatcCAATGAGAGAGACTCACAATTCACAAACAAACAACCCTAGAAAAAATTACATGCAATCACAATGGGAGGAACTAAAAAGACTCACAAACAAAGaaacaattataaatattaCTACTAAAAAATACACAGATACGGAATGTGAGAAATTTTGTGCCAGTCTTCTCCTGTTCCCTTCTCACACCGCTTGAACACTATTGGACATATACCAATTGTTAAAGTTGTGAGGGCTGTTAGGTGCTGCAATCCCTCCGGTAAACATTTTAGCATCTTGCAATTTTGAACAGATAACTTTGTGAGTGAAGTTAAACCTTTCACCCCTTCCTCTGGGAGACTCTCTAGTGCATCACAATATTCAATTTTCAGACTCTCCAAAGCATTGAGACTAGCCAGGCTGGTAGGCAGctctttgagattcttgaacTTAGAGATATTCAAGTATTTGAGATTTGCAAGGTTTTTGAACATCTCTTCTGGGAGTGAAGTTGCTTCATTGCTATTGCTATAGCTAATGTTGAGGGAAGTAAGATTCCTAAGATTAGATATGGACCTGAAAGGTGTAAGATTCCTAAGATTAGACATGGACCATAAAGGTGTTGGATCCAATTCCAATTTCTTGACAGAAGAAAGGGTTGGAATAACAAACACAGGGCACCACTTAATTTTCATCTCTTCAAGCACAGGGAATTGCTCTCCTCCTTCCTTTTTCAGCAATCCTTTCAGATTACGAAAGTCCCATATAGCAAGTTTCCTCAAGGATGGAAACCTTATTCTTGTGGGGAATCCAGAATCAACATCGATATCCACTTCTTCAACATACTCCACATCCGCAGACCCGTTCCATAGCACTAGACTTTCTAGACAAGGCAGCTCACCAAAGGGTGGTAAGCACGAGCAGTTTCTGCATTTGTTAATTATAATAGAGACAATATTTTTCAATACTGAGTGATTCATCCACTCTGGGAGACGGATTCCTCTGAACCAATTGATTTCTAAATATTTCAGATTGGGGTGTGGTTTGAGGGCTTCAAGCACTTTATCTTCTTCTGATTCATATCTATGTGGTCCGGACATGTTCCAATTCATGATTAATGAATGCAGATTCCCTTTTGCACATAAATTGGCTTCTTTTGCATCCTTATGATTCTTCACTCTCTCAAGATTTGTGATTTCAAATGAGCCATAGAGATTTAGGCTTCCTAGTTCCCCAAGTTGACAACCTTTCCTCTCGCCCACAACAAAGTTACTTAGAGTCTTAAGGCCTGTCAAAGATCCTATCCTTGGTGGCATATATTTCAATGAACGGCGATCAAGTTTTAGATTCCGGAGACTAACAAGTTTACTTGTTTGTTTTGGCAAACAACAAAGGTTTGAGCACAACCGTAGATCAAGAGTCAGCAGATTTTGAAGATTGCACAACCTTTCTGGAAGACTACGCATTGCATTGCGAGACAGGTTCAAATATCTTAAATGTACTAGATCTCCAATGGAAGAAGGTAACTGCTTAAGTCTTAAGTAACTTAGATTGAGTACCCTCAACGAGACAAACTGTTTCAAGAGTGAAGGAGAGATAGAAGACACAACTTTAGCAAAACCAATGGGCTTCCTAGGTATATAATCTTTCTCATCAATGAAACTACCGTGCCCCCTAATGAAGTAAACTTCTGCATTTATTTCACGGATATTGATGTTTGATGTGTTTGCTGAAAACAGAGATGTAGCCAAATCATGGATGAGATCATGCATCTTGAAATAAGTTTTACCATATCTAACTTCAATCTCTTGGAAGAAAGACCTCAAATATAATTCATTCCATACTTCATTACCCACATCCTCTAGCTCCAAGTTTCCTTTCGATGAAAGAAAACCGTGTGCCATCCAAAGAGAGATTAGattttccttttccattttggTGTCCTTTGGGAACACTGCAGAATACACAAAGCATTGTCTCAAATCAAGTGGAAGATGATGATAACTCAGCCTCAGGACAGGCAGCATAGAACTTTCATCTTGAGCCAAATTCCAAATCTCACTATCTCTCACATTTTCCCACTCTCTTTCTGAGCTCTTTCTGAACAAAATACCTCCAAGAGTCACGGCTGCTAGAGGCACACCACCACATTTTTTCACCATCTCCTTTCCAATAGCCACAAGGTTAGGATTTATTTCTTCCTGGTGTCCAAATGCACGTTGTAtgaacaacaaacaacaatctTCTTGAGACAGATTTGACAACTCATATGGTTGCAAAGTTCCCATAATTGATCCAACCTTTTCAAGACGAGTAGTGGCTAGAACAAAAGCACCACTTGCTCCAACCTTCAGGACTGCTCTTAAATTAGCCCACTTCTGTTGATCTTCATTCCAAACATCATCTAAGACAAGCAAGTATCTTTTTCCATTCAGCAACTCCTGAAGCTTCTTTTGAAGTGGAGCCAAGTCCATCTCACCAAGTAGTGGCCTTCCTTCAATAGATTCTACAATTGCCTTTATCAACCTCTTCTCATCAAAATCATCCGAGACACAAATCCATATTTTGGGATAGAAATGCTCAGTTACTCTTTGATCATTGAAGACCATTTGGGCAAGAGTCGTCTTTCCTAGCCCCCCCATACCAAGTATTGGGAGGACTGAAAGGTGTTGGGCATCACTAACATTGTTTATCAGGATTTTCACTATCTCATCTTCCTCTTTGTCTCTTCCATAAACTTGGGGTTCAGTTAATACAGAACCTGGTGCAAGCAACGTCCACATGAGAATATTATTGCATTCAAACTCATTAGGATTTGGTAGCGTTATTAGAGGATGATATTGTCACTCTCTTCCAACTTAATAAGTTTCTATtctatttgtaattttattgtttttgataaTATTCCATTATGGCACCTTGATATTATTTTGCTGAACTTGGTACTTCAACGAAAGAAATGAACGATGGAATTCTATACTCCAACCCCTATATTCCACTCTGAAAGAAATCAAGCCTAATCAGTAATCACTAACAAGGAGAAACATGcctaatcattttttttctttgttagaCAAAATTTACACTCAGCTGTCTGGAAAGGCTACCGTCGTTGGGATTAACATGCCCTGTTTTTTATGGGATTAAGGACCCAAGTGCAGCACATAGAGAAACAGAATAGAAGAAAACCTCTTTTCTCTGAGCTGCTTTGTTAAGAAAAGCAAAACGGATCGAGTGTTCCAAGTTTATaggtaaagaaaagaattcaAAGCAAAGGGAATGGGTAGTGGATGAGTTAAACAGGTGGATTTCTAAAGAAGGGTATATTAAGATTGAAAGTATAACAAGaggtatatttaaactatttacGATAGTACATgagtatatttgacccttttctgaATTTGATAATTgccaaaaaaatgaatataaacTAAGTTGTTGtaatactaatttaaaatgAGTACCTGTTTCCCGTCTAACAGCTTGTCTCTCTGTAATCTTTTCGTGCAAATGAAAATTCTTTCTTTCCTCTGCAATTGCATTTAGTTTTTTCATCACTTGGTCCATCCTTTTCCCAACCTTGTGATGGAAAGGGATAACCTTTGGATGATAACGGCCATATGCAGACTGGGAGAATCGTGTGGCCTTAGTTTTATATTCATCCAAGATGTCATCGACTTCATACGTAGCAACATTGAGTTTTTGCAGCCAATTTTCTAGTGGTTTGTCGTTGAGTTGCTTCTCCTGAGCATCTTCAAGGACGGCTTGGATTGTAGAAAACATGCTTGAAAGCCTTTggaatttattttcaaaaccgAAAAGCAATACAATTTCCCCTTTGAGGAAAGAAGTAAGATTCTCTAACAGAACTTTAACTACAGCTTCAGCCATATGTTGAATTCACTATTACGAATATCAGATATGTGGAGATTACTAGAATTGTAAACAATGAATAGCTAGAATGGGAATTGTATACAATGAATgtataattttaatacatagGTGGTTGTTGGAATGAAATACTAAGCTTGACTTGATGCAGGGGGGCGTGGACTTGAAATATAGGTGGTTGTTGGAATggtcttttatttgatttttgagAATCAAACTCTGTTTTTTAATTCGATATCTGTTAGCACAAGTTTAATGGGTTTACAATAAATGTATGATTTTGAAACGAAGTACATATAATAAACGTTGGGCTGATAGGTTAGGCATTGAGGTAGTTGGTGATACTTCAGTAGGAAACTTGCAGCGTAATTGTTATGGAAACTGCTAGCTAGTTTCATGTCTGTATTTTCTTGTGGGGTTGGTTTGTCAATAAAAGTAAGAATCACACTTTGCTTTTTCTATTAAATATTCAATCTTTTAGCTTTATCtgcagtttttttttcaaaagaacacCACTTTTTATCTTGCCAATTTCTCAATTAGTCCAACTTATAGAATGTGTAAATTTCGTGGTGGTACCTAAATTAATGTTTTGCTGTATTAAAATGTTTACAATGTTTAAGAGCGTAAAGTGTATTGAATGTGAATTAAGGTCATGATAAAGGAACTCTAGCACAAAGTTAAGTTGAAAGTTTGTCTGCCGATTAAGTTTTCGTATTAGTTTATACAAGtgtcaaattcaaactagcatATCTCTTAAACTATGAAGAATTACGTGGACCATAGTCTATCAAATTAAATCCCTTGTCAA is a window of Solanum stenotomum isolate F172 unplaced genomic scaffold, ASM1918654v1 scaffold1331, whole genome shotgun sequence DNA encoding:
- the LOC125850045 gene encoding putative disease resistance protein RGA1, whose protein sequence is MAEAVVKVLLENLTSFLKGEIVLLFGFENKFQRLSSMFSTIQAVLEDAQEKQLNDKPLENWLQKLNVATYEVDDILDEYKTKATRFSQSAYGRYHPKVIPFHHKVGKRMDQVMKKLNAIAEERKNFHLHEKITERQAVRRETGSVLTEPQVYGRDKEEDEIVKILINNVSDAQHLSVLPILGMGGLGKTTLAQMVFNDQRVTEHFYPKIWICVSDDFDEKRLIKAIVESIEGRPLLGEMDLAPLQKKLQELLNGKRYLLVLDDVWNEDQQKWANLRAVLKVGASGAFVLATTRLEKVGSIMGTLQPYELSNLSQEDCCLLFIQRAFGHQEEINPNLVAIGKEMVKKCGGVPLAAVTLGGILFRKSSEREWENVRDSEIWNLAQDESSMLPVLRLSYHHLPLDLRQCFVYSAVFPKDTKMEKENLISLWMAHGFLSSKGNLELEDVGNEVWNELYLRSFFQEIEVRYGKTYFKMHDLIHDLATSLFSANTSNINIREINAEVYFIRGHGSFIDEKDYIPRKPIGFAKVVSSISPSLLKQFVSLRVLNLSYLRLKQLPSSIGDLVHLRYLNLSRNAMRSLPERLCNLQNLLTLDLRLCSNLCCLPKQTSKLVSLRNLKLDRRSLKYMPPRIGSLTGLKTLSNFVVGERKGCQLGELGSLNLYGSFEITNLERVKNHKDAKEANLCAKGNLHSLIMNWNMSGPHRYESEEDKVLEALKPHPNLKYLEINWFRGIRLPEWMNHSVLKNIVSIIINKCRNCSCLPPFGELPCLESLVLWNGSADVEYVEEVDIDVDSGFPTRIRFPSLRKLAIWDFRNLKGLLKKEGGEQFPVLEEMKIKWCPVFVIPTLSSVKKLELDPTPLWSMSNLRNLTPFRSISNLRNLTSLNISYSNSNEATSLPEEMFKNLANLKYLNISKFKNLKELPTSLASLNALESLKIEYCDALESLPEEGVKGLTSLTKLSVQNCKMLKCLPEGLQHLTALTTLTIGICPIVFKRCEKGTGEDWHKISHIPYLCIF